A section of the Sphingomonas sp. LT1P40 genome encodes:
- a CDS encoding MFS transporter: protein MTAVLRPSRARLTLFAFGDFAFNLYWQSAMLFLLFYYTEALDLPVGIAATIFLIASVWDGIANFAAGVLADRREPRHGLGRLLAIGGVPLGLGFVLAYLPPLAPGWWGMAGVFAGHIAFRTAYAFVNVPYLAMSARVSADSGDRAFVAGMRMLSGTLAAVVVALGTVPVGGMLLGAGAAADAYLGAALLFAIVGALILAWVGLSYREADVPERREPVLVLTALRAIAANRAFVTLNLAMMAMIVAVTVLNKSVLYYFKYFLGDEGGGQLALASMSVVSVMAVPVWMFLQRRLGARALWFLAAAGAMSGLALFAAFDVHRAGVMQSYLMAMQAMIVGLNFVFWAMLPNTIEYGEQATGLRVEGATFGMAALLQRVAIGIATAILGFGFDAAGYVANVAQSGATLSAMRLTIALVPLGFLMLSCALMALNPLGRGAHERIVKSLRR from the coding sequence GTGACCGCCGTCCTGCGCCCCTCCCGCGCGCGGCTGACCCTGTTCGCTTTCGGGGACTTTGCTTTCAACCTGTATTGGCAGAGCGCGATGCTCTTCCTGCTATTCTATTACACCGAGGCGCTCGATTTGCCGGTGGGGATCGCGGCGACGATCTTCCTCATCGCATCAGTATGGGACGGGATCGCCAATTTCGCGGCGGGCGTGCTGGCCGACCGGCGCGAGCCGCGCCACGGGCTGGGGCGGTTGCTGGCGATTGGCGGCGTGCCGCTGGGGCTGGGGTTCGTGCTGGCCTATCTGCCGCCGCTCGCACCGGGCTGGTGGGGGATGGCGGGCGTGTTCGCCGGGCATATCGCGTTCCGCACCGCCTATGCCTTTGTCAACGTGCCTTATCTGGCGATGAGCGCGCGGGTGAGCGCGGACAGCGGCGACCGCGCGTTCGTGGCTGGGATGCGGATGCTGTCGGGAACGCTGGCTGCGGTGGTGGTGGCATTGGGAACGGTGCCCGTGGGGGGCATGTTGCTAGGCGCGGGCGCGGCAGCCGACGCCTATCTGGGTGCCGCGTTGCTTTTCGCCATTGTGGGCGCACTGATCCTGGCGTGGGTCGGCTTGAGTTATCGTGAGGCCGACGTCCCGGAGCGGCGCGAACCGGTGCTGGTGCTGACGGCACTCCGCGCGATCGCCGCGAACCGGGCGTTTGTGACGCTGAATCTGGCGATGATGGCGATGATCGTCGCGGTGACGGTGCTCAACAAATCGGTACTCTATTACTTCAAATACTTCCTGGGCGACGAGGGTGGCGGACAGCTCGCGCTGGCGTCGATGAGCGTGGTCAGCGTGATGGCGGTGCCCGTGTGGATGTTCCTGCAACGACGGTTGGGCGCACGCGCGCTGTGGTTTCTGGCGGCGGCGGGGGCGATGAGCGGCCTTGCGCTGTTCGCGGCGTTCGACGTGCATCGCGCGGGCGTGATGCAAAGCTATCTGATGGCAATGCAGGCGATGATCGTCGGGCTGAACTTCGTGTTCTGGGCGATGCTGCCCAACACGATCGAATATGGCGAGCAGGCAACGGGGCTACGCGTCGAAGGCGCGACGTTCGGGATGGCGGCGCTGTTACAGCGCGTGGCGATCGGCATTGCGACGGCGATATTGGGCTTCGGGTTCGACGCGGCGGGTTATGTCGCCAATGTCGCACAGAGCGGGGCGACGCTGTCGGCGATGCGCCTGACGATTGCGCTGGTGCCGCTGGGGTTCCTGATGCTGTCGTGCGCGCTGATGGCGCTGAACCCGCTGGGGCGCGGGGCGCATGAGCGGATCGTGAAGAGCCTACGACGCTAA
- a CDS encoding glycoside hydrolase family 31 protein, with protein sequence MKLLLTTLSVVALAMPAAAQMRALDNGVEVTRGEVSVRVTALTPKTLRVRLVRDGKWPEDASWAVEADIRAKAVMVLSRPDGFATDAVSVSVDPVTLAVTVRDKAGKIIVTDAAAPAMSADGSFGLTKAMPVGERYFGLGDKTGPFDRRGASYVHWNTDTFGYGRETDPTYKSIPFYVATGGTGGSYGLFLDNTTRSWFDFGHRSDGALAIGAPGGAADYYLITGPSTADVVRRYHELTGKAPLIAPWGLGFQQSRYSYMSDAEVRELAARLRKERIPTDVIWLDIDFQDRNRPFTTNAKTFPDLPRLARDLKADGIGLVAITDLHIAHAPGESYAPYDSGVAGDHFLKTGDGKTYVAPVWPGPSVFPDFTRAASRDWWGGLYKGLVTAGIAGHWNDMNEPAIFETPSKTMPLDNIHRIDGDGFAPRTATHAEVHNVYGMQNSRATFEGLRKLDPTARPFVMTRASYAGGQRYAVTWTGDNNATWDHLKLSVQQLVNLGLSGFSYSAADIGGFTGGPSPDLLTRWTQIGAFTPVMRVHAAVNTPRSEPWVDGPEHLALRRKAIEERYRLFPYLYAVAEQQARTGDPIVRPIFYDYAASGCDSPMAFTLGRDVMIAASPQPESPQAYDVCLPKGGWYDYWSGRKVAAKPGDKADSVRETPRIDRLPVFVRAGAILPRQPLVQSLSETPKGALALSVYPGPDCSGAIYFDDGKAQAIERGAYLRQAFRCAETADGFTVEIGAREGKFKPWWREITVTVHGQTNARTVRIGRKVQAAIDDEAAETLTFILSDTRKATNVTLSAR encoded by the coding sequence ATGAAACTGTTGCTGACAACCTTGTCAGTCGTTGCGCTTGCGATGCCCGCGGCGGCGCAAATGCGGGCGCTGGACAATGGCGTCGAGGTGACGCGGGGCGAGGTTTCGGTGCGAGTGACGGCGCTTACCCCCAAGACCCTGCGCGTGCGGCTGGTTCGGGATGGCAAATGGCCCGAGGACGCCAGTTGGGCGGTGGAAGCGGACATTCGCGCAAAGGCGGTAATGGTGCTGTCGAGGCCGGACGGGTTTGCCACCGATGCGGTCAGCGTATCGGTCGACCCGGTGACGCTGGCCGTGACGGTGCGGGACAAGGCCGGGAAAATCATCGTCACCGACGCCGCTGCGCCCGCGATGTCGGCCGACGGCAGCTTTGGCCTGACCAAGGCGATGCCGGTCGGTGAGCGCTATTTCGGCCTCGGCGACAAGACCGGGCCGTTCGACCGGCGCGGGGCGAGCTATGTCCACTGGAACACCGACACGTTCGGCTATGGGCGCGAGACCGACCCGACCTATAAATCGATTCCCTTTTATGTGGCGACCGGTGGCACGGGGGGGAGCTATGGCCTGTTCCTCGACAACACCACGCGCAGCTGGTTCGATTTCGGGCATCGCAGCGACGGCGCACTGGCGATCGGCGCGCCGGGCGGCGCGGCGGACTATTATCTGATCACCGGACCCAGCACCGCCGACGTCGTGCGCCGCTATCACGAACTGACCGGAAAGGCCCCGCTGATCGCGCCATGGGGGCTGGGGTTTCAGCAATCGCGCTACAGCTATATGTCCGATGCCGAGGTCCGCGAACTGGCGGCGCGACTGCGCAAGGAGCGCATTCCGACCGATGTGATCTGGCTGGACATCGACTTTCAGGATCGCAACCGGCCGTTCACGACGAACGCCAAGACCTTTCCCGATCTGCCGAGGCTGGCACGCGACCTGAAGGCCGATGGCATCGGGCTGGTGGCGATCACCGACCTGCATATCGCGCACGCGCCGGGTGAGAGTTATGCGCCCTATGACAGCGGCGTTGCGGGCGACCATTTCCTGAAAACGGGTGACGGCAAGACCTATGTCGCACCGGTCTGGCCCGGCCCGTCGGTATTCCCGGATTTTACCCGCGCGGCGTCGCGCGACTGGTGGGGCGGGCTGTACAAGGGGTTGGTAACGGCGGGTATTGCGGGCCACTGGAACGACATGAACGAACCGGCGATCTTCGAGACGCCCAGCAAGACCATGCCGCTCGACAATATCCATCGCATCGACGGCGACGGGTTCGCGCCCCGCACCGCCACCCATGCCGAGGTGCATAATGTCTATGGCATGCAGAACAGTCGGGCGACGTTCGAGGGGTTGCGGAAGCTCGATCCCACCGCGCGCCCGTTTGTGATGACGCGGGCAAGCTATGCCGGGGGGCAGCGTTATGCGGTGACCTGGACCGGGGACAATAATGCGACCTGGGACCATCTGAAGCTGTCGGTGCAGCAGCTGGTCAATCTCGGCCTGTCGGGATTCTCCTACAGCGCCGCCGATATCGGCGGCTTCACCGGCGGCCCCAGCCCCGATCTGCTGACGCGCTGGACCCAGATCGGCGCGTTTACGCCGGTGATGCGCGTCCACGCTGCCGTCAACACGCCGCGCAGCGAACCGTGGGTGGATGGTCCGGAGCATCTGGCGCTCAGGCGCAAGGCGATCGAGGAACGCTATCGGCTGTTCCCCTATCTCTATGCCGTGGCGGAGCAACAGGCGCGGACCGGCGATCCGATCGTGCGCCCGATTTTCTACGATTACGCCGCGTCGGGATGCGACTCGCCGATGGCGTTCACGCTGGGCCGCGACGTGATGATCGCGGCATCGCCGCAGCCCGAATCGCCGCAAGCCTATGACGTGTGCCTGCCCAAGGGTGGCTGGTATGATTACTGGAGCGGCCGCAAGGTGGCGGCGAAGCCGGGCGACAAGGCGGACAGCGTGCGCGAGACGCCGCGCATCGACCGGTTGCCGGTGTTCGTGCGGGCGGGCGCGATCCTGCCGCGTCAGCCTCTGGTGCAGAGCCTGAGCGAGACGCCGAAGGGCGCGCTGGCGCTTTCGGTCTATCCGGGGCCGGACTGCAGCGGCGCGATTTACTTCGATGACGGCAAGGCGCAGGCGATCGAACGGGGCGCGTATCTGCGACAGGCGTTTCGGTGCGCGGAGACGGCGGACGGTTTCACGGTCGAGATCGGCGCGCGCGAGGGCAAGTTCAAGCCGTGGTGGCGCGAGATCACCGTGACGGTGCATGGGCAGACGAATGCGAGAACCGTCCGGATCGGTCGGAAAGTGCAGGCCGCGATCGACGATGAAGCAGCCGAAACGCTGACCTTCATCCTGTCCGATACTCGCAAGGCCACCAACGTGACGCTGTCCGCACGGTGA
- the smc gene encoding chromosome segregation protein SMC: protein MQIKRLRLTGFKSFVDPADLRIEPGLTGIVGPNGCGKSNLLEALRWTMGENSAKSMRGAGMEDVIFAGTATRPQRDFAEVSILAEQTGGEDDGEIEVVRRIERGAGSAYRINGRDVRAKDVGLLFADSATGAHSPALVSQGRIGTIIMAKPGERRQMLEEAAGISGLHVRRKDAEQRLRATEANLTRLDEVIGDQEARAAALKRQARQAERYRELSDRIRVAEARMIFARWRDAAAASDAAKKEAAGAEALVAERTVAQEAALTAQRTVAETLAGVRADGLAVRDRASEALHRLAALRSEAATVERRISDLADAAARLEADKGREGALAHDAADALARLGDEAAALEHRIAHAESRMPSLDSTLARAESESRDAEVALAHSLSAQASEVADARVAEAAFTAARARVERSERDAARIASEIRALSDSAPLIAAKRQAGEAKVKAEQQAETARTGLARADATERGAIDARTRAQSKRAETHAELAQIDSEAAALAKATRPSGKDRLLDRLKVSPGYERALAAALGDDLEAGLDPTGERHWAGAAALPGDPGAAANTTPLTRHVEAPTALARRLAQVLVAESDDGQPLAVGQRLVTLGGVMRRWDGYVARSGGAAAAARLESVNRLHALEKARPAAVRAVDAADAELTRIEGDIAEARRNAADCRRLLDHADTSGREAARAEDRAAGALERLDAQRADLEGRRARVAAEQDEAGAEVARADATRVALPDGSETRAKVTALTREAELRRTAVASARAERGSLERDLAAARERLAAVRAESKGWTSRAGEAARRIAEMDVRAAELVETWAILAVKPAELKRAVAEAEVTSETARANSATAQAAEREAEAALRTTESDVRIAGEALSEAREARAGAVARAENHEARRIEMGRLSGERFECPPPVLPERVGFQSDTVRGPQDESAAHERLNAERERIGPVNLVAETELEELTTAAANNARERDDLMHAVHRLRGSIGTLNREGRQRLLAAFEAVDQHFRRLFTTLFDGGQAHLALIDSDDPLEAGLEILAQPPGKKLQSLTLLSGGEQALTAVALIFALFLTNPAPICVLDEVDAPLDDANIERFCDLLDAMTRETATRYLIVTHNAATMSRMHRLFGVTMVERGVSRLVSVDLGGAESLIAAE from the coding sequence ATGCAGATCAAGCGGCTCCGCCTCACGGGGTTCAAGAGTTTCGTCGATCCCGCCGATTTGCGGATCGAACCCGGACTGACGGGCATTGTCGGGCCGAACGGCTGCGGCAAGTCCAATCTGCTCGAAGCGCTGCGCTGGACGATGGGCGAGAACAGCGCGAAATCGATGCGCGGTGCGGGCATGGAAGACGTGATCTTCGCCGGCACCGCCACCCGCCCGCAACGCGACTTCGCCGAAGTCTCGATCCTTGCCGAACAGACGGGCGGCGAGGATGACGGCGAGATTGAGGTCGTCCGCCGGATCGAGCGCGGCGCTGGTTCCGCCTATCGCATTAACGGGCGCGATGTGCGCGCGAAGGACGTCGGCCTGTTGTTCGCCGACTCCGCCACCGGCGCGCACTCCCCTGCCCTCGTCAGCCAAGGACGGATCGGCACGATCATCATGGCCAAGCCCGGCGAGCGGCGGCAGATGCTCGAGGAGGCTGCCGGGATTTCCGGGCTGCACGTCCGCCGCAAGGACGCGGAACAACGGCTGCGCGCGACCGAGGCGAACCTGACCCGGCTGGACGAGGTGATCGGCGATCAGGAGGCGCGCGCCGCCGCGCTGAAGCGGCAGGCACGACAGGCCGAACGCTATCGTGAATTGTCCGACCGAATCCGGGTGGCCGAAGCGCGGATGATCTTCGCCCGCTGGCGCGATGCTGCCGCCGCGTCGGATGCCGCCAAGAAGGAGGCGGCGGGCGCCGAGGCTTTGGTGGCCGAACGGACCGTCGCGCAGGAGGCCGCGCTGACCGCTCAGCGGACGGTGGCGGAAACGCTGGCCGGGGTTCGTGCCGATGGGCTCGCGGTGCGCGACCGCGCGAGTGAGGCGCTGCACCGACTGGCGGCGCTGCGCAGCGAGGCGGCGACCGTGGAACGACGCATCTCCGATCTGGCCGACGCCGCGGCGCGGCTGGAGGCGGACAAGGGGCGCGAAGGTGCTCTGGCGCACGATGCCGCCGATGCATTGGCGCGGTTGGGTGACGAAGCGGCGGCGCTGGAACATCGAATCGCGCATGCCGAATCGCGGATGCCGTCGCTCGATTCCACCCTTGCGCGCGCGGAAAGCGAATCGCGCGACGCGGAAGTAGCGTTGGCGCATTCGCTTTCCGCTCAGGCAAGTGAAGTTGCGGATGCGCGTGTTGCAGAGGCTGCGTTTACGGCGGCGAGAGCCCGTGTCGAACGCAGCGAACGCGACGCCGCGCGGATCGCCAGCGAGATTCGTGCCCTCAGCGACTCCGCACCGTTGATTGCGGCCAAGCGGCAGGCGGGAGAAGCGAAGGTGAAGGCCGAGCAACAGGCCGAAACCGCACGCACCGGCCTTGCCCGCGCCGATGCGACCGAGCGCGGCGCGATCGACGCGCGCACGCGGGCGCAATCCAAGCGCGCCGAAACGCATGCCGAACTGGCGCAGATCGACAGTGAGGCGGCGGCGTTGGCCAAGGCGACGCGCCCGAGCGGCAAGGACCGGCTGCTCGACCGGCTGAAGGTGTCGCCCGGTTACGAGCGCGCGCTGGCGGCGGCGCTGGGCGACGATCTGGAGGCGGGGCTCGATCCGACCGGCGAACGGCATTGGGCGGGCGCGGCGGCGCTGCCCGGCGATCCCGGGGCGGCAGCGAACACCACGCCACTGACGCGCCATGTCGAGGCACCGACGGCGCTGGCACGGCGGCTGGCGCAGGTGCTGGTCGCGGAAAGCGACGACGGGCAGCCGCTCGCGGTCGGACAAAGGCTGGTGACGCTGGGCGGCGTCATGCGGCGCTGGGACGGCTATGTCGCGCGCTCCGGCGGCGCGGCGGCGGCGGCGCGGCTGGAAAGCGTTAACCGGCTGCACGCGCTGGAGAAGGCGCGGCCCGCCGCCGTTCGCGCGGTCGATGCCGCCGATGCCGAACTGACGCGGATCGAAGGCGATATCGCTGAAGCGCGGCGCAACGCTGCCGATTGCCGCCGTCTGCTCGACCATGCCGACACCAGTGGGCGCGAGGCGGCGCGGGCGGAAGATCGCGCGGCGGGCGCGTTGGAACGGCTCGACGCACAGCGTGCCGATCTGGAAGGGCGTCGCGCGCGCGTCGCTGCCGAACAGGACGAGGCTGGGGCCGAAGTCGCCCGCGCGGATGCGACCCGCGTCGCCCTGCCCGATGGCAGCGAGACGCGCGCGAAGGTCACGGCGCTGACCCGCGAGGCCGAATTGCGCCGCACCGCTGTGGCAAGTGCGCGGGCCGAGCGCGGGTCGCTGGAACGCGATCTGGCGGCGGCGCGCGAGCGGCTGGCGGCGGTGCGGGCGGAGAGCAAGGGCTGGACGTCGCGCGCGGGCGAGGCGGCGCGACGCATCGCCGAGATGGATGTACGCGCCGCCGAACTGGTCGAGACGTGGGCGATTCTGGCGGTTAAGCCCGCCGAACTGAAGCGCGCCGTGGCTGAGGCGGAGGTGACGAGTGAAACGGCGCGCGCGAACAGTGCTACCGCGCAGGCGGCGGAACGCGAAGCCGAGGCGGCGCTACGCACGACCGAGAGCGACGTGCGTATAGCGGGTGAGGCATTGTCCGAAGCGCGCGAGGCGCGCGCAGGCGCAGTCGCACGCGCGGAAAATCACGAAGCGCGCCGGATCGAGATGGGGCGGCTGTCGGGTGAGCGTTTCGAATGCCCGCCACCGGTGCTCCCCGAGCGGGTCGGCTTCCAGTCCGACACCGTGCGCGGGCCGCAAGACGAATCCGCCGCGCATGAACGGCTGAACGCCGAGCGCGAACGGATCGGTCCGGTCAATCTGGTCGCCGAGACCGAGCTGGAGGAACTGACCACCGCTGCCGCGAACAATGCGCGCGAACGCGACGACCTGATGCACGCCGTCCACCGCCTGCGCGGCAGCATCGGCACGCTGAACCGCGAAGGGCGGCAACGGCTGCTCGCGGCGTTTGAGGCGGTCGACCAGCATTTCCGGCGGCTGTTCACGACACTGTTCGACGGCGGTCAGGCGCATCTCGCGCTGATCGATTCGGACGATCCGCTGGAGGCGGGACTTGAGATATTGGCACAGCCACCGGGCAAAAAGCTGCAATCGCTCACCCTGTTGTCGGGTGGCGAACAGGCGTTGACGGCGGTCGCGCTGATCTTTGCACTGTTCCTGACCAATCCCGCGCCGATCTGCGTGCTCGACGAAGTCGATGCGCCGCTCGACGATGCCAATATCGAGCGCTTCTGTGACCTGCTCGACGCGATGACGCGCGAAACCGCGACCCGCTATCTGATCGTCACGCACAACGCCGCGACGATGAGCCGCATGCACCGGCTGTTTGGCGTGACGATGGTCGAGCGCGGGGTCAGCCGGCTGGTGTCGGTCGATCTGGGCGGCGCGGAATCGTTGATCGCCGCCGAATAA
- a CDS encoding thioredoxin domain-containing protein, with product MRIAIGLASALVLAGCGGGGSDNTIATGPTAAPVPGASAPAGAAWVDKVEKTAEGGFRMGNPDAAIKLIEYGSRTCGHCAAFAVSGMEPLKAYIATGKVSFEFRDFLLNPIDLGASLLGRCGGPGPYFAILDQMFEQQRDLLSKAPGQGDPFVQQLEAMAPQQRVVALAEKMGYLDFVQQRGVPEAQARQCLADPAETAALVKSNEDAAKQYSIPGTPTFILNGKVLENTGTWPQVEAALKTAGA from the coding sequence ATGCGTATAGCGATTGGCCTGGCATCCGCGCTGGTTCTGGCTGGCTGTGGCGGCGGCGGGAGCGACAACACCATTGCTACGGGACCGACCGCAGCCCCCGTCCCCGGTGCGTCCGCCCCCGCGGGCGCCGCTTGGGTCGACAAGGTCGAAAAGACCGCCGAGGGCGGCTTTCGCATGGGCAACCCCGATGCCGCGATCAAGCTGATCGAATATGGTTCGCGCACCTGTGGCCATTGCGCCGCCTTTGCCGTCTCCGGCATGGAGCCGTTAAAAGCCTATATCGCCACCGGCAAGGTCAGTTTCGAGTTCCGCGATTTCCTGCTCAATCCGATCGATCTGGGCGCGTCGCTGCTCGGCCGTTGCGGCGGCCCCGGTCCTTATTTCGCAATCCTCGATCAGATGTTCGAGCAGCAGCGCGACCTGCTGAGCAAGGCACCGGGTCAGGGCGACCCGTTCGTCCAGCAGCTGGAGGCGATGGCACCGCAGCAGCGCGTCGTCGCGCTGGCCGAGAAGATGGGCTATCTCGATTTCGTGCAGCAGCGCGGCGTGCCCGAGGCGCAGGCGCGCCAGTGCCTCGCCGATCCGGCCGAGACGGCAGCCCTAGTCAAGAGCAACGAGGATGCCGCCAAGCAGTACAGCATCCCCGGCACGCCCACCTTCATCCTGAACGGCAAGGTGCTCGAGAATACCGGTACCTGGCCACAGGTCGAAGCCGCGCTAAAGACCGCCGGGGCCTGA
- a CDS encoding DsbA family protein produces the protein MRIIRLMLAVATGMVFAASAPAQPARDWRTHVVQTASGAFVIGNPAAKVKLVEYLSYTCGHCAEFVAESKVPLHDQLVRKGAVQVEVRHAVRDPLDLTAALLARCSGPRGFSGATQAIFAAQADWYQQGAAWWQANGAAMQSQPELKRLRAAATGSGLDQLMQRRGMTPAAINACFANPADLNKLTAMAKAAWTQIKGTPSFTINGKAGGGNHWETLEPELRAAGAR, from the coding sequence ATGCGTATTATTCGCCTGATGCTTGCTGTGGCCACCGGCATGGTCTTTGCCGCGTCCGCCCCGGCCCAGCCCGCCCGTGACTGGCGCACCCATGTCGTTCAGACCGCGTCCGGCGCGTTCGTGATCGGCAACCCGGCGGCGAAAGTGAAGCTGGTCGAATATCTCAGCTACACCTGCGGCCATTGTGCGGAGTTCGTCGCCGAATCGAAAGTGCCGCTGCACGATCAGCTGGTGCGCAAGGGCGCGGTGCAGGTCGAGGTGCGACATGCCGTGCGCGACCCGCTGGACCTGACCGCCGCTTTGCTCGCGCGCTGTTCCGGGCCGCGCGGCTTTTCGGGCGCGACCCAAGCGATCTTTGCGGCTCAGGCCGACTGGTATCAGCAAGGCGCGGCATGGTGGCAGGCGAACGGTGCAGCAATGCAGTCGCAACCCGAACTGAAGCGTCTGCGCGCGGCCGCGACCGGATCTGGCCTCGACCAGCTGATGCAGCGGCGCGGTATGACGCCTGCCGCGATCAACGCTTGCTTCGCTAATCCCGCCGACCTGAACAAGCTGACCGCGATGGCCAAGGCCGCGTGGACCCAGATTAAGGGCACGCCCAGCTTTACGATCAACGGCAAGGCCGGTGGCGGCAACCACTGGGAAACGCTCGAACCCGAATTGCGTGCCGCTGGCGCACGTTGA
- a CDS encoding DUF721 domain-containing protein translates to MSKPRAPDEPKRSNRLRPVAELVPDVGRVAFRKFGFVQSAVLSRWNEIVGDRYARVSVPESIRFPRGERANGVLSLVVQGAHAPMMMHIAPEIMERVNRFFGYPAVARIAIRQGEVPRASVPAAQPEPAPLTAEMGDSLRGIVDPELRAVLEGLAAGVALPVMKLGKID, encoded by the coding sequence ATGAGTAAGCCGCGCGCCCCGGATGAACCGAAACGCAGCAACCGCCTTCGCCCCGTGGCGGAGCTGGTGCCCGATGTCGGCCGCGTCGCTTTCCGCAAATTCGGCTTCGTCCAGAGCGCGGTCCTCAGCCGCTGGAATGAAATTGTCGGCGATCGTTATGCCCGCGTCTCCGTCCCCGAATCGATCCGCTTTCCGCGCGGCGAACGCGCCAATGGCGTGCTTAGCCTGGTGGTTCAGGGCGCGCACGCCCCGATGATGATGCATATCGCGCCGGAGATCATGGAGCGGGTCAACCGCTTCTTTGGCTATCCCGCCGTGGCGCGTATCGCGATTCGGCAAGGTGAGGTACCGCGCGCATCGGTGCCGGCTGCTCAGCCCGAACCGGCCCCGCTGACGGCGGAAATGGGGGACAGCCTGCGCGGTATCGTCGATCCGGAATTGCGCGCCGTGCTGGAGGGATTGGCGGCTGGCGTCGCGCTGCCCGTAATGAAACTTGGAAAGATCGACTGA
- the mutY gene encoding A/G-specific adenine glycosylase encodes MPDNASRTIAPLLLAWYDANARVLPWRAPPGTLAPDPYRVWLSEVMLQQTQVATVIPYFQKFTARWPDFASLAVADDADLMSAWAGLGYYARARNLLAAARAVAAAHGGRLPETETELRQLPGFGAYTAAAVAAIAFGQRAVVVDGNIERVVARLFALADPLPGAKPRIRDLTDSITPDSRAGDFAQAMMDLGATICTPRSPKCLICPLSNRCAARAEGAPEAYPVKSPKKARPTRYGTMFWAERSGTVLLVRRPDRGLLGGMRALPTGPWTDSPPGLKDAPLVADWTLRNATVTHGFTHFELVSTLATATIAAHSAVEGEWWPIDDLAAAGLPTVFASAAEAMRRMR; translated from the coding sequence GTGCCCGACAACGCCTCTCGCACTATCGCCCCGTTGCTACTCGCCTGGTACGACGCGAATGCCCGTGTTCTGCCGTGGCGCGCGCCGCCCGGAACGCTCGCGCCGGACCCGTATCGCGTGTGGCTGTCGGAGGTGATGCTGCAACAAACGCAGGTTGCGACGGTCATTCCCTATTTTCAGAAATTTACCGCGCGCTGGCCCGATTTCGCCAGTCTTGCGGTGGCGGACGACGCCGATCTGATGAGCGCCTGGGCCGGGCTTGGCTATTATGCCCGCGCCCGCAACCTGCTTGCCGCAGCACGGGCAGTAGCGGCGGCGCATGGCGGGCGGCTGCCGGAAACCGAGACCGAACTGCGCCAACTGCCCGGATTCGGTGCCTATACGGCTGCAGCGGTGGCAGCGATCGCATTCGGGCAGCGCGCGGTGGTGGTAGACGGCAATATCGAGCGGGTGGTGGCGCGGCTGTTCGCGCTCGCCGATCCGCTGCCGGGGGCGAAACCGCGCATCCGCGACCTGACCGATTCGATCACGCCGGATTCGCGTGCTGGCGATTTTGCGCAGGCGATGATGGATCTGGGTGCAACGATCTGTACGCCGCGATCGCCCAAATGCCTGATCTGCCCGCTGTCCAATCGCTGTGCGGCGCGCGCGGAAGGCGCACCCGAGGCCTATCCGGTGAAATCGCCGAAGAAAGCGCGACCGACGCGTTACGGGACAATGTTCTGGGCGGAGCGGAGTGGCACGGTGCTGCTGGTGCGGCGACCGGACAGGGGCCTGCTGGGCGGCATGCGGGCGTTGCCGACCGGGCCATGGACCGATTCGCCGCCGGGGCTGAAGGATGCGCCACTCGTTGCCGACTGGACGCTGCGCAATGCCACCGTGACGCATGGCTTTACGCATTTCGAGCTGGTTTCCACGCTTGCGACCGCAACAATCGCGGCGCATTCAGCGGTCGAAGGCGAATGGTGGCCGATCGACGATCTGGCGGCGGCGGGGCTGCCGACGGTGTTCGCCAGCGCGGCTGAAGCAATGCGGAGGATGCGATGA